The following are encoded together in the Daphnia magna isolate NIES linkage group LG8, ASM2063170v1.1, whole genome shotgun sequence genome:
- the LOC116928292 gene encoding uncharacterized protein LOC116928292 isoform X1: protein MPSGKSTCSAIVSPFFSLPNARVGSNIPVENRKDAWIAVNVTPSNPLLDRFQTTVNQIPLPHCGPRSLEKSGQRKEKRFSSSSLWKRFARTTTGHGFARMVDTEEHKYMRIFWVTVIALLLSGLLTSIVIISYEELVIREIRREFIVQNNKTMLLPDIHICDTSLFNPTKLEEMGFNNTMASYLTLALSHLLASRAIVEDMVKRKRLDMEFRRLMKGKTISDVFERTTLRCENIVLGCTYDRVLYSGNKCCSKFFGNRRYVTDLAALCVSTHFQPPLEEIFDSQIYGFTAYLKTNVVDRFEFDSTIISSNVASRRGIMYAVSDSITAVNPTISTAGRYLKPGTWTAVSISLTRTDNTELQQGMLSTHSCVSPESPDHLHLVPNHNVYSQRNCVFAATRLALEAKLNCSRFRFHRKGLLTTCYPDMMIDVHSPELAHEIKTRIQDCPEDCIFDNYHVSSSSTQLDLGDHDDMHVDEKHDDSVLHTAIHFYYSSFSFTIIKNHPGSLVKWLSDVGGNMSLFLGASFVTLLEIAVLFFRCSQRCLKHKIFKTTIFHPPFASEQS from the exons ATGCCAAGCGGTAAATCAACTTGTTCTGCAATAGTTTcacctttcttttctttgcccAATGCAAGGGTCGGCTCGAATATTCCCGTTGAGAATCGTAAAGATGCTTGGATTGCAGTTAATGTGACGCCATCAAATCCATTGCTCGATCGTTTTCAGACAACGGTGAATCAGATCCCTTTGCCCCACTGTGGCCCCCGTTCGCTAGAAAAATCGGgtcaaagaaaagagaaacgtttctcttcttcttctctttggaAGAGATTTGCTCGAACGACTACCGGTCATGGCTTTGCTAGGATGGTGGACACCGAGGAACACAAGTACATGAGGATATTCTGGGTGACAGTAATCGCCTTACTCTTGTCTGGCCTGCTGACTTCTATTGTAATCATAAGTTACGAAGAACTCGTAATTCGTGAGATTCGTAGAGAGTTTATCGTTCAGAACAACAAAACCATGTTGCTACCGGACATTCACATTTGTGACACGTCCCTCTTTAACCCAACCAAACTTGAAG agATGGGTTTCAACAACACGATGGCTTCGTATTTAACTCTGGCCCTTTCGCATCTGTTAGCGTCGCGTGCCATTGTGGAGGACATGGTAAAGCGGAAACGTCTCGATATGGAATTCCGCCGCTTGATGAAAGGCAAAACGATTTCGGATGTTTTCGAACGGACCACCTTACG ATGTGAAAACATCGTACTGGGCTGTACGTACGATCGTGTTCTCTATTCCGGCAACAAATGCTGCTCGAAATTCTTTGGCAATCGTCGCTACGTCACTGACTTGGCTGCCTTGTGCGTCTCGACTCATTTTCAACCGCCTCTCGAAGAAATTTTCGATAGTCAAATCTATGGTTTTACCGCCTATCTGAAGACCAATGTCGTCGATAGATTCG AATTCGATTCAACCATCATCTCCAGCAATGTGGCATCAAGGCGTGGAATAATGTATGCTGTATCGGACTCTATCACGGCTGTTAATCCCACAATCTCTACAGCTGGTCGCTACCTTAAG CCTGGGACGTGGACCGCTGTTTCGATATCGTTGACCAGG ACGGATAATACTGAGCTGCAACAAGGAATGTTATCAACCCATTCTTGCGTATCTCCAGAATCCCCTGATCATTTGCATCTCGTACCCAATCATAATGTTTACAGCCAGCGCAACTGTGTTTTCGCCGCCACTCGCTTAGCACTTGAAGCCAAACTCAATTGCTCTCGTTTCCGTTTTCATAGAAAGG GTCTCTTGACTACGTGCTACCCGGATATGATGATCGATGTTCATTCACCCGAGCTCGCTCACGAAATCAAGACGAGAATTCAAG ATTGCCCAGAGGATTGCATTTTTGATAACTATCACGTCTCCTCTTCGTCAACCCAATTGGATTTAGGCGATCATGACGATATGCATGTGGACGAGAAGCACGATGACAGTGTCCTTCACACAGCTATTCACTTCTATTATTCATCGTTTAGTTTCACTATTATCAAAAACCATCCCGGAAGCCTTGTCAAATGGCTAA GTGATGTTGGAGGAAACATGAGTCTGTTCTTGGGGGCCAGCTTCGTTACGCTTTTGGAGATCGCAGTTCTATTTTTCCGTTGCAGTCAAAGATGTTTGAAACACAAGATATTCAAGACAACCATTTTCCATCCGCCATTTGCATCCGAGCAAAGCTGA
- the LOC116928298 gene encoding oxysterol-binding protein-related protein 1 isoform X2 has product MGSAVWQHRDRLPSVAIPYGDASLWSVLKQVIGKELSKITMPIQFNEPLSFLQRLTECMEYSYLLHKASEAVDPVERMQYVASFAVSGLASNWLRLGKPFNPLLGETYQEEQQDFRIICEQVSHHPPVSAFHADSPDFRFYGAIDPKIKFWGKSVEIQPKGVFTIELPKWNETYTWSNVSCYVHNIIVGKLWMEQYGTMEIVNHSNGYRCELNFKPAGWYCKDLHRVEGFVLDSSKARKTFMYGKWTDNMKTTDVKSYDEYSTSTSNRAIRRESAKESVTHTPRKMLAKLNSLTIGSFKHSTDEANGSDDGHCPLEPPDGEIPKSSSTISLEIPNSTTLWEADPRPPYSPECYHFTLFAMALNELPPPETGIKVCPTDSRFRPDIRLMEEGQIERAAQEKTRLEEKQRESRKARRSRKEKEEKARWFKLGVHPLTKQESWFYCGGFWETKEYQALNIF; this is encoded by the exons ATGGGCAGTGCTGTGTGGCAACATAg GGATCGTCTTCCATCTGTCGCTATTCCCTACGGAGATGCCAGCTTGTGGTCAGTTCTTAAGCAAGTCATCGGCAAAGAACTCTCCAAGATTACGATGCCCATTCAGTTTAATGAGCCTCTTTCAT TTTTACAGCGACTGACggaatgcatggaatattcttatTTACTGCACAAAGCATCGGAGGCTGTGGATCCTGTTGAACGTATGCAA TATGTCGCATCGTTTGCTGTTAGTGGTCTTGCATCCAACTGGCTTCGTTTGGGCAAACCTTTCAACCCATTGCTTGGTGAAACGTACCAAGAAGAACAACAAGATTTTAg aattATCTGTGAGCAGGTCAGCCATCATCCACCTGTTTCCGCTTTTCATGCCGATTCACCAGATTTTCGTTTTTACGGTGCTATCGATCCGAAAATCAAATTCTGGGGGAAAAGCGTAGAAATTCAACCTAAAGGCGTTTTCACGATCGAGTTACCCAA ATGGAACGAAACGTACACATGGTCAAATGTCAGCTGCTACGTCCACAATATCATCGTTGGAAAACTATGGATGGAACAATACGGGACGATGGAGATTGTCAATCACTCTAACG GTTATCGATGCGAATTGAACTTTAAACCGGCAGGCTGGTACTGCAAAGATTTACATCGCGTTGAAGGTTTCGTGCTCGATTCAAG CAAAGCAAGGAAAACATTCATGTATGGCAAGTGGACAGATAATATGAAAACAACTGACGTCAAAT CTTACGACGAGTACAGCACTTCCACATCGAACCGAGCCATCAG AAGAGAAAGCGCCAAGGAAAGTGTGACGCATACCCCTCGCAAGATGCTGGCCAAACTGAATAGTTTAACTATCGGTTCATTCAAGCACAGTACAGATGAA GCAAACGGATCGGATGATGGACATTGTCCACTTGAGCCTCCGGATGGCGAAATTCCGAAATCCAGTTCGACCATTTCGCTAGAAATTCCCAATTCAACCACTTTGTGGGAAGCTGATCCACGACCACCATACTCCCCCGAG TGCTATCATTTCACGTTGTTCGCGATGGCTTTGAATGAGTTGCCACCGCCCGAAACCGGAATCAAAGTATGTCCAACAGACAGCCGGTTTCGACCGGATATCAGACTGATGGAAGAGGGACAGATTGAACGGGCCGCTCAAGAGAAAACGCGCTTGGAGGAAAAACAACGAGAATCCCGTAAAGCTCGCCGGAGTCGTaaagagaaagaggaaaaagccag ATGGTTTAAACTCGGCGTTCATCCgctaacaaaacaagaaagttGGTTCTATTGTGGAGGATTCTGGGAAACGAAAGAATATCAAGCACTCaatattttctaa
- the LOC116928305 gene encoding OV-16 antigen: protein MMVSVQRKMDNVTPVIVALVALNLIGSSWASPLPQRSNHSSLALIALTTSSHRPPHSSESDPRSLPTSESSTNAESTLSADQLDRVQLLTSSWEPGQFNLPFSVQAEEISDEEWRQMMTDDLRRHGVLGQIVDTVPPYVVNVDYAEHACVHMGNQLVPRQTQLQPHQINFPTNGSGGLFTLMAIDPDVPSRNNSIYSEFLQWLVVNIPDEDIERGDVLAEYLGPLPSHNGGQHRFIFLAHKQPDGSIINTSRLPHAESCDWASRARFSARKFAQLHRLGEPMAINYFTTEFDSSVPLTIEQCLLRRQSLIHIQQRLLS, encoded by the exons ATGATGGTGTCTGTGCAGAGAAAAATGGACAACGTGACGCCGGTGATTGTCGCCTTAGTGGCGCTCAATTTGATTGGCTCGTCTTGGGCGTCGCCGCTGCCGCAGAGATCGAATCACAGTTCGTTGGCGCTCATTGCTCTTACGACTTCATCTCATCGGCCGCCTCATTCATCCGAGTCGGATCCGCGTTCTTTGCCGACATCCGAGTCTTCAACGAACGCAGAGTCGACGCTATCGGCCGACCAGCTTGACCGAGTCCAGCTCCTAACATCCTCGTGGGAACCCGGGCAATTCAATTTGCCTTTCAGC gtgcAAGCGGAGGAGATATCGGACGAAGAGTGGCGTCAGATGATGACGGACGATTTGCGGCGTCACGGCGTTCTCGGACAGATCGTCGATACCGTACCGCCCTACGTAGTGAACGTTGATTACGCCGAACACGCCTGCGTTCACATGGGCAATCAACTCGTTCCACGTCAGACCCAACTCCAGCCGCATCAAATCAA TTTCCCGACTAATGGAAGCGGAGGACTCTTCACGCTGATGGCCATCGATCCGGACGTGCCTAGTCGAAACAACAGCATCTACTCAGAGTTCCTACAATGGCTAGTGGTCAACATCCCCGACGAGGATATCGAACGAG GCGACGTGCTGGCTGAATACCTTGGCCCATTGCCGTCGCACAACGGCGGCCAACATCGCTTCATCTTCTTGGCACACAAGCAGCCCGATGGATCAATCATCAACACGAGCCGCTTGCCTCACGCAGAGTCGTGCGACTGGGCATCTCGGGCGCGTTTCAGCGCCCGCAAATTCGCCCAACTCCATCGGCTCGGCGAGCCGATGGCCATCAACTATTTCACGACAGAGTTCGATTCGTCCGTGCCGCTGACCATCGAGCAGTGCCTATTGCGGAGGCAGAGCCTCATCCACATCCAACAGCGTCTACTCTCCTGA
- the LOC116928312 gene encoding uncharacterized protein LOC116928312 — protein MNCLAKTKSQSDTTETTGGHLENSKDVIIAVTQHHRTLNSNGGQKQTSTSSRKESSRGTKTIVNLESEEMSPLKNYLNTLYGIADCDASAKLVRIIEPNEEEYFDSLAKEASQSKSEIECWHVHRQCFAWSFGIGSLIVLLGVTCLALGFLLPRHSALVNHVEPDFKKETLAHFNKGEENIVDRKAVEHNNVLDTMKVSGGMAVCFGSLLLLMAFILPPGNHPLKWTDEEDHPNIHQLNEALRNCGF, from the exons ATGAACTGTCTTGCAAAAACGAAGAGCCAATCAGACACGACAGAGACAACAGGCGGACATCTTGAAAATTCCAAAGACGTCATCATAGCTGTTACGCAACACCATCGAACCCTGAATTCAAATGGAGGCCAGAAGCAAACAAGTACCAGCAGCCGAAAGGAATCTTCCCGCGGGACAAAGACGATCGTGAATTTGGAATCGGAGGAAATGTCTCCGTTGAAAAACTATTTAAACACCTTGTACGGCATTGCTGATTGCGACGCCAGCGCTAAACTTGTGCGCATTATTGAACCT AACGAAGAAGAATACTTTGACAGTCTGGCGAAGGAAGCCTCGCAGAGTAAGAGCGAAATTGAATGCTGGCATGTTCACCGTCAGTGCTTTGCCTGGTCCTTCGGCATCGGATCGTTGATTGTTTTACTAGGCGTGACATGTCTCGCGTTGGGTTTTCTACTTCCTCGTCATTCAGCGCTTGTTAATCACGTGGAACccgattttaaaaaagagaccTTGGCTCACTTTAACAAAGGCGAAGAGAACATCGTCGATCGCAAGGCTGTCGAGCACAACAACGTGCTGGACACGATGAAAGTAAGTGGTGGGATGGCCGTTTGTTTTGGTTCCTTGTTGCTCCTGATGGCTTTCATTTTACCTCCTGGAAACCACCCGTTGAAATGGACCGACGAGGAAGATCATCCAAACATTCACCAGCTCAACGAGGCTCTCAGAAATTGTGGATTCTAA
- the LOC116928292 gene encoding uncharacterized protein LOC116928292 isoform X2 codes for MVDTEEHKYMRIFWVTVIALLLSGLLTSIVIISYEELVIREIRREFIVQNNKTMLLPDIHICDTSLFNPTKLEEMGFNNTMASYLTLALSHLLASRAIVEDMVKRKRLDMEFRRLMKGKTISDVFERTTLRCENIVLGCTYDRVLYSGNKCCSKFFGNRRYVTDLAALCVSTHFQPPLEEIFDSQIYGFTAYLKTNVVDRFEFDSTIISSNVASRRGIMYAVSDSITAVNPTISTAGRYLKPGTWTAVSISLTRTDNTELQQGMLSTHSCVSPESPDHLHLVPNHNVYSQRNCVFAATRLALEAKLNCSRFRFHRKGLLTTCYPDMMIDVHSPELAHEIKTRIQDCPEDCIFDNYHVSSSSTQLDLGDHDDMHVDEKHDDSVLHTAIHFYYSSFSFTIIKNHPGSLVKWLSDVGGNMSLFLGASFVTLLEIAVLFFRCSQRCLKHKIFKTTIFHPPFASEQS; via the exons ATGGTGGACACCGAGGAACACAAGTACATGAGGATATTCTGGGTGACAGTAATCGCCTTACTCTTGTCTGGCCTGCTGACTTCTATTGTAATCATAAGTTACGAAGAACTCGTAATTCGTGAGATTCGTAGAGAGTTTATCGTTCAGAACAACAAAACCATGTTGCTACCGGACATTCACATTTGTGACACGTCCCTCTTTAACCCAACCAAACTTGAAG agATGGGTTTCAACAACACGATGGCTTCGTATTTAACTCTGGCCCTTTCGCATCTGTTAGCGTCGCGTGCCATTGTGGAGGACATGGTAAAGCGGAAACGTCTCGATATGGAATTCCGCCGCTTGATGAAAGGCAAAACGATTTCGGATGTTTTCGAACGGACCACCTTACG ATGTGAAAACATCGTACTGGGCTGTACGTACGATCGTGTTCTCTATTCCGGCAACAAATGCTGCTCGAAATTCTTTGGCAATCGTCGCTACGTCACTGACTTGGCTGCCTTGTGCGTCTCGACTCATTTTCAACCGCCTCTCGAAGAAATTTTCGATAGTCAAATCTATGGTTTTACCGCCTATCTGAAGACCAATGTCGTCGATAGATTCG AATTCGATTCAACCATCATCTCCAGCAATGTGGCATCAAGGCGTGGAATAATGTATGCTGTATCGGACTCTATCACGGCTGTTAATCCCACAATCTCTACAGCTGGTCGCTACCTTAAG CCTGGGACGTGGACCGCTGTTTCGATATCGTTGACCAGG ACGGATAATACTGAGCTGCAACAAGGAATGTTATCAACCCATTCTTGCGTATCTCCAGAATCCCCTGATCATTTGCATCTCGTACCCAATCATAATGTTTACAGCCAGCGCAACTGTGTTTTCGCCGCCACTCGCTTAGCACTTGAAGCCAAACTCAATTGCTCTCGTTTCCGTTTTCATAGAAAGG GTCTCTTGACTACGTGCTACCCGGATATGATGATCGATGTTCATTCACCCGAGCTCGCTCACGAAATCAAGACGAGAATTCAAG ATTGCCCAGAGGATTGCATTTTTGATAACTATCACGTCTCCTCTTCGTCAACCCAATTGGATTTAGGCGATCATGACGATATGCATGTGGACGAGAAGCACGATGACAGTGTCCTTCACACAGCTATTCACTTCTATTATTCATCGTTTAGTTTCACTATTATCAAAAACCATCCCGGAAGCCTTGTCAAATGGCTAA GTGATGTTGGAGGAAACATGAGTCTGTTCTTGGGGGCCAGCTTCGTTACGCTTTTGGAGATCGCAGTTCTATTTTTCCGTTGCAGTCAAAGATGTTTGAAACACAAGATATTCAAGACAACCATTTTCCATCCGCCATTTGCATCCGAGCAAAGCTGA
- the LOC116928298 gene encoding oxysterol-binding protein-related protein 1 isoform X1 — MGSAVWQHRDRLPSVAIPYGDASLWSVLKQVIGKELSKITMPIQFNEPLSFLQRLTECMEYSYLLHKASEAVDPVERMQYVASFAVSGLASNWLRLGKPFNPLLGETYQEEQQDFRIICEQVSHHPPVSAFHADSPDFRFYGAIDPKIKFWGKSVEIQPKGVFTIELPKWNETYTWSNVSCYVHNIIVGKLWMEQYGTMEIVNHSNGYRCELNFKPAGWYCKDLHRVEGFVLDSSKARKTFMYGKWTDNMKTTDVKSYDEYSTSTSNRAISRRESAKESVTHTPRKMLAKLNSLTIGSFKHSTDEANGSDDGHCPLEPPDGEIPKSSSTISLEIPNSTTLWEADPRPPYSPECYHFTLFAMALNELPPPETGIKVCPTDSRFRPDIRLMEEGQIERAAQEKTRLEEKQRESRKARRSRKEKEEKARWFKLGVHPLTKQESWFYCGGFWETKEYQALNIF, encoded by the exons ATGGGCAGTGCTGTGTGGCAACATAg GGATCGTCTTCCATCTGTCGCTATTCCCTACGGAGATGCCAGCTTGTGGTCAGTTCTTAAGCAAGTCATCGGCAAAGAACTCTCCAAGATTACGATGCCCATTCAGTTTAATGAGCCTCTTTCAT TTTTACAGCGACTGACggaatgcatggaatattcttatTTACTGCACAAAGCATCGGAGGCTGTGGATCCTGTTGAACGTATGCAA TATGTCGCATCGTTTGCTGTTAGTGGTCTTGCATCCAACTGGCTTCGTTTGGGCAAACCTTTCAACCCATTGCTTGGTGAAACGTACCAAGAAGAACAACAAGATTTTAg aattATCTGTGAGCAGGTCAGCCATCATCCACCTGTTTCCGCTTTTCATGCCGATTCACCAGATTTTCGTTTTTACGGTGCTATCGATCCGAAAATCAAATTCTGGGGGAAAAGCGTAGAAATTCAACCTAAAGGCGTTTTCACGATCGAGTTACCCAA ATGGAACGAAACGTACACATGGTCAAATGTCAGCTGCTACGTCCACAATATCATCGTTGGAAAACTATGGATGGAACAATACGGGACGATGGAGATTGTCAATCACTCTAACG GTTATCGATGCGAATTGAACTTTAAACCGGCAGGCTGGTACTGCAAAGATTTACATCGCGTTGAAGGTTTCGTGCTCGATTCAAG CAAAGCAAGGAAAACATTCATGTATGGCAAGTGGACAGATAATATGAAAACAACTGACGTCAAAT CTTACGACGAGTACAGCACTTCCACATCGAACCGAGCCATCAG CAGAAGAGAAAGCGCCAAGGAAAGTGTGACGCATACCCCTCGCAAGATGCTGGCCAAACTGAATAGTTTAACTATCGGTTCATTCAAGCACAGTACAGATGAA GCAAACGGATCGGATGATGGACATTGTCCACTTGAGCCTCCGGATGGCGAAATTCCGAAATCCAGTTCGACCATTTCGCTAGAAATTCCCAATTCAACCACTTTGTGGGAAGCTGATCCACGACCACCATACTCCCCCGAG TGCTATCATTTCACGTTGTTCGCGATGGCTTTGAATGAGTTGCCACCGCCCGAAACCGGAATCAAAGTATGTCCAACAGACAGCCGGTTTCGACCGGATATCAGACTGATGGAAGAGGGACAGATTGAACGGGCCGCTCAAGAGAAAACGCGCTTGGAGGAAAAACAACGAGAATCCCGTAAAGCTCGCCGGAGTCGTaaagagaaagaggaaaaagccag ATGGTTTAAACTCGGCGTTCATCCgctaacaaaacaagaaagttGGTTCTATTGTGGAGGATTCTGGGAAACGAAAGAATATCAAGCACTCaatattttctaa